A region of the Chlamydia buteonis genome:
GATAGCACCTCCAGACCGAGTGGTTGGTGAGGATAAGACATCTACAATAGTTACGTTTTTGATAAAGCAACATCGTTGTTTATTATCAGTAATATTGCAGTTTATAGAGGCTATAGCCCCTCCATTATTGTTAGAACTATTTTCTCGAAATATTATAGGCCCGGTATTTTTAGAGATATTCAGAGTTTTAGCTGTAACCGCGCCCCCCTTTGTTTTAAAGTATTGCTTATTGATGTAAAAATACTTTCGGCCTGAGATGTCTATGTCAGTCTGCTCATCATGAAGAAGGCCATGGTTTACAACAGGCGGGTTGGTAATATCATCAATTCCGAGAGGTATTGATGACGGATAATTGTATCCGGATTCTAAGGTACTATGGAAAGAACGGATTGTTTTCTCCTTAGCCAGACACGAGAGCTTATAGGAGCAAAGACTAAAACTAATCAAGTAAAATAAAGAACGGGGATAGGGGTACATACTGGGACAACAAGGATCAGAGACCACACACATTCCCCCCTATACTTCAATCAATGTAAGATTGTCTAGTTTTTTATGAAGACATAGTAACCAGGAATTTTCAGAATGGTATGGAAAGGTCTCTACACTCTGAAAAAGCTCCTGATATAAAAAAGAGAGCTTAATTGTCCCGAGGTGGCTTTTTAAGCGTAAATTAAAAACAAAAAAGTTTGTTTTATGACAAACAAACTTGTTTAGACAGCCTGCATTTGCATTTTTCAATGCAGGCTAAAGATTTTGTATTTTTTAGAGTTTATAGAGACTTTAGAAGGAGAGTTTCCCCCCAGCGAGTAGATAATGGCTACATGTAGACGAGGAGATATCACACTGGTAGTTGCAGTTTATATGTAGGTGTTTCAGTAGTCGGATGTCATTTTTGAGATTTATAGAAAATGCGTGGTAGCTGACTTCTGTAGGTGAAGAAATCCAAATGCCGTTATCCGCAACTAATACCGAACCAACTAAAGGGGTCTGTCGGAGCACAGTAGGTTTATAAGCAACTTCTAATTCCCAAATTGATGGACAACATCCATGGAAGACTAGTGTATTGTGTAATCCGAAGGGTAAGCTAACATCAACAAGATCTTCAGTTGTTGCGAAAGTACGTATCCGAGCGCCTTTTTCTTTGAAGTTACCCTGCTTAGAGATAAAAGCTTGATAGCAGAAAAAAGGTGTGACGGTGAGGCGATTATTTGTTCTAGCTTTTAGAGGGAAGTAGCAGGCAAGCGAACTTCCTACCGTTTGACTTTCGAAGGAACCATAACAAGCTCCTAAAAGCTTACGATGAGTGTGATTTATCTGATGATTTCCTTGGGTATAGAGGTAATTTCCTGTTAGGATGAGTTTCCCTCGGAAACAGTGTACTTGCCAGTGACTTCCTAAGGATAGGTAATCTGTTGCTACTTCATTATAACCAACGTTTGCCTTGGCATTAGCGTGCTGAGCTACACAC
Encoded here:
- a CDS encoding autotransporter outer membrane beta-barrel domain-containing protein, with product MGSKITKYLISISLTCALFTALYADDASQTSENQPTKDIQIKTDHKGDFVSNIFWQSTYATVSGMNASRVSLESLSDTSFYFDIEGGVLGLCLYQQNIEEKLGFHMDGAGYYTGISFGSPSLYKIGFKCVAQHANAKANVGYNEVATDYLSLGSHWQVHCFRGKLILTGNYLYTQGNHQINHTHRKLLGACYGSFESQTVGSSLACYFPLKARTNNRLTVTPFFCYQAFISKQGNFKEKGARIRTFATTEDLVDVSLPFGLHNTLVFHGCCPSIWELEVAYKPTVLRQTPLVGSVLVADNGIWISSPTEVSYHAFSINLKNDIRLLKHLHINCNYQCDISSSTCSHYLLAGGKLSF